In the genome of Flavobacteriales bacterium, one region contains:
- a CDS encoding choice-of-anchor J domain-containing protein, translating to MKQLLTFVALLLIPGSFTYLHAQENPSPEPCLTHVMQKEEEAKDPSIAIKRAELERFTQAFVEQRKQAATGKTSGAVKIIPVVVHVIHEGGAENISDAQIQDGIRVLNEDFRRLNNDTNKTQSVWKSIAADSEIEFRLAQKDPNGNCTNGITRTYSELTNEARNNVKGLIVWPANKYLNVWLVKTIENTSGTSGFIIGFAQFPGGNSSTDGVVVRNDYWGVMGTASQTYRGRTATHEVGHWLNLRHIWGDATCGNDQVSDTPTQEASNSGCPSFPHVTCSNGPNGDMYQNYMDYSNGNCENLFTEGQKARMLATLNSSTSGRNNLWSSSNLAATGTDGTPATLCTPHAEFESSTIYLCEGDSVQFFDKSWNGKPSSWNWTFSGGTPASSTDSTPYVTYNTAGTYNVSLTASNSTGSDVELKTNYIVVSPATAVEKVMPFTEGFEDATYVSNNWVIENPDASIGWERTSATSYSGSACLRLRNDLNATNHKDRIISPTYDIDSILSPKLTYKVAFAQNTSSDNDKLKVYVSTNCGKSWALRSQKSGTQLATVSAQSFEFTPSGTSDWREETVSLGPYAGADKIRVMFEFTGDGGNNIYLDDLNLSGTGYIGIGEQDADAIGMRLYPNPFSDEATLQFHLTHRSAVDINVYDVTGRALYTLQPSALLSAGTHTYALSAKLFPKGIYFIHVNTGDHVATTRMVIQ from the coding sequence ATGAAACAACTTTTGACTTTTGTTGCTTTGCTTTTGATCCCGGGTTCTTTCACGTATTTACATGCACAGGAAAACCCATCACCGGAACCTTGTTTGACCCACGTGATGCAAAAAGAAGAGGAAGCCAAAGATCCATCGATTGCCATAAAGCGCGCCGAGCTGGAACGCTTCACACAAGCCTTTGTGGAACAACGAAAGCAAGCAGCCACAGGCAAAACCTCCGGCGCCGTTAAGATCATACCGGTCGTGGTACACGTGATTCATGAAGGTGGTGCGGAAAACATATCGGATGCACAAATCCAGGACGGCATACGGGTGCTCAACGAAGACTTCCGTCGCCTGAACAACGATACCAACAAAACACAAAGCGTGTGGAAATCCATCGCTGCCGATAGCGAGATCGAATTCCGACTCGCCCAGAAAGACCCCAATGGAAATTGCACCAACGGCATTACGCGAACCTATTCAGAACTAACCAATGAGGCCCGGAACAATGTGAAAGGCCTGATCGTCTGGCCGGCCAACAAATACCTGAACGTATGGCTGGTCAAAACCATCGAGAATACCAGCGGAACCAGTGGATTCATTATCGGGTTTGCCCAATTCCCCGGTGGAAACTCATCTACAGATGGTGTGGTGGTTCGGAACGACTACTGGGGTGTGATGGGCACAGCCAGCCAAACCTACCGTGGCCGTACCGCCACCCATGAAGTAGGACACTGGCTGAACCTTCGGCACATTTGGGGCGATGCAACATGTGGCAACGACCAGGTATCCGACACGCCGACCCAGGAAGCATCCAACAGCGGATGCCCATCATTTCCGCATGTAACATGCAGCAACGGACCGAACGGCGACATGTATCAGAATTATATGGATTACAGCAACGGCAATTGCGAGAACCTGTTCACCGAAGGTCAGAAAGCGAGGATGCTGGCCACGCTCAACTCTTCCACATCCGGCCGGAACAACCTGTGGAGTTCATCCAACCTGGCCGCCACGGGTACCGACGGTACACCCGCTACCCTGTGTACGCCCCATGCCGAATTCGAGAGCAGCACCATTTACCTGTGCGAGGGCGATTCCGTTCAGTTCTTTGACAAGTCATGGAACGGCAAACCCAGTTCATGGAACTGGACATTTTCAGGAGGTACCCCAGCCAGTTCAACTGACTCCACGCCGTATGTGACATATAATACCGCCGGCACTTACAACGTATCTCTCACCGCTTCCAACAGCACCGGCTCCGATGTGGAACTCAAGACCAACTACATTGTGGTTAGTCCGGCAACGGCTGTGGAGAAAGTAATGCCGTTCACAGAAGGTTTTGAAGATGCAACCTACGTCAGCAACAACTGGGTAATTGAGAACCCGGATGCAAGCATTGGCTGGGAACGTACGTCTGCCACCTCCTACTCAGGCTCGGCATGCCTGCGCTTACGCAACGACCTGAACGCTACCAACCACAAAGACCGGATCATTAGTCCGACATACGACATCGATTCCATCCTGTCTCCCAAGCTCACCTACAAAGTTGCATTCGCGCAGAACACTTCATCTGACAATGACAAACTGAAAGTGTACGTATCTACCAACTGCGGAAAATCTTGGGCCTTGCGAAGTCAGAAATCAGGCACACAGTTGGCCACTGTGTCGGCGCAATCCTTTGAATTCACACCTTCCGGCACATCCGACTGGCGTGAAGAAACCGTCAGCCTCGGCCCCTATGCAGGAGCTGATAAGATAAGGGTGATGTTCGAATTCACCGGTGATGGTGGAAACAACATCTACTTGGACGACCTTAACCTGTCCGGAACCGGCTACATCGGCATAGGTGAACAGGATGCGGATGCCATTGGAATGCGGTTGTACCCGAATCCGTTTTCGGATGAAGCCACCCTCCAATTTCATCTGACCCACCGTTCAGCTGTTGATATCAATGTGTATGATGTCACGGGAAGGGCGCTCTATACCTTGCAACCGTCTGCACTCCTTTCGGCAGGAACACATACATATGCCCTTTCGGCCAAACTGTTTCCCAAAGGCATCTACTTCATACATGTGAATACGGGAGATCATGTAGCCACCACGCGCATGGTCATCCAGTAG
- the polA gene encoding DNA polymerase I, whose protein sequence is MKKLFLLDAMALIYRAYFAFSKNPRVNSRGMNTSASFGFTTTLLDLLQKEKPTHIAIAFDTAAPTTRHEDFTAYKANREAMPEDIGNALPWIEKIAEGFRIPVLKADGYEADDIIGTLARRAEKEGFDVYMVTPDKDFAQLVTDKIHIYKPARFGNGAEIWGIPEVLKNFGVKEPLQVIDILGLWGDQVDNIPGIPGVGEKTAKDLIGKYDSIENLISHAGELKGKLKERVETHADQALMSKKLATIITDVPVPFDPEDLQLEAPDEEQLTQVFAELEFRNLAKRVFGKELQVTAGKAPESQSHQPGLFDAEGEPEPAALVQLKTIDTESHRYTLVESEEAISNLAKELSVLPTFCFDTETTGLDTLTAQLVGMSFSWKPGEAYYVPVQADRAAAEQRVNVFKEVLENNAIGKTGQNLKYDISILRGYGITVRGPLFDTMIAHYLIQPDQRHNMDFLSETYLQYRPISITTLIGEKGKHQKNMQDVEPALVSDYACEDADITLQLRGKFEPMLKDEGTEKLFWEVETPLVPVLASMESEGIRVDPEVLVNLGKELKEDILNMQDKIYETAGGSFNISSPKQVGEVLFDRMGITPKPKKTKSGQYSTNEEVLAKLASENPVVEQILTYRELQKLKNTYVDPLPSMIHPRTGRIHTSFNQVVAATGRLSSDNPNLQNIPIRTERGREIRKAFVARDENFCLLSADYSQIELRIFAELSGDEAMTEAFREGRDIHAATAARVFEVTQEEVTSEMRRKAKMVNFGIIYGISAFGLAQRLNIPRKEAAAIIEQYFAKYPRIKSYMDDTIEFARKNGYVQTMLGRRRYLKDILSGNAVVRGFAERNAINAPVQGSAADMIKVAMIAIHHDLQQKNLRSKMILQVHDELIFDANLEEIESLREIVRSRMQNALPMNIPVVVEMGEGRNWLEAH, encoded by the coding sequence ATGAAAAAACTTTTCCTGTTGGACGCGATGGCCCTGATCTACAGGGCCTACTTTGCTTTTAGTAAGAACCCCAGGGTGAATTCAAGGGGCATGAACACCTCCGCTTCATTCGGGTTTACCACCACATTGCTGGACCTTCTTCAGAAAGAAAAACCCACCCACATCGCCATTGCTTTTGATACGGCCGCACCTACCACAAGGCATGAGGATTTTACCGCCTATAAGGCCAACCGGGAGGCCATGCCCGAAGACATCGGCAATGCGCTTCCCTGGATCGAAAAGATCGCGGAAGGATTTCGCATTCCGGTACTGAAAGCAGACGGCTACGAAGCGGATGACATCATCGGTACCCTGGCACGCAGGGCAGAAAAGGAAGGCTTCGATGTGTATATGGTTACACCCGATAAGGATTTCGCACAGCTGGTAACCGACAAAATACATATCTATAAACCGGCTCGCTTCGGCAATGGTGCGGAGATATGGGGGATACCGGAAGTGTTGAAGAACTTCGGCGTGAAAGAACCTCTTCAGGTAATTGACATCCTGGGTTTGTGGGGAGATCAGGTGGACAATATTCCCGGTATTCCCGGAGTGGGCGAGAAAACCGCAAAAGACCTGATCGGTAAATACGACAGCATCGAGAACCTCATCAGCCATGCGGGTGAGTTGAAAGGCAAACTCAAGGAACGGGTGGAGACACACGCAGATCAGGCATTGATGTCAAAAAAACTCGCCACCATCATCACCGATGTTCCTGTTCCATTTGATCCGGAAGATTTACAACTGGAGGCTCCTGATGAAGAACAGCTCACCCAGGTGTTTGCCGAACTTGAGTTCCGAAACCTGGCCAAACGGGTGTTCGGAAAAGAATTGCAGGTGACGGCCGGTAAAGCACCGGAGTCCCAGTCCCATCAACCCGGACTTTTCGATGCGGAAGGAGAACCCGAACCCGCGGCACTGGTGCAGCTGAAAACCATTGATACCGAATCGCACAGGTATACCTTGGTGGAAAGCGAAGAGGCGATATCCAATCTCGCAAAGGAATTATCTGTGCTGCCAACTTTCTGTTTCGATACCGAAACCACAGGCCTGGATACATTGACCGCACAACTGGTAGGGATGTCGTTTTCATGGAAACCGGGAGAGGCATATTATGTGCCGGTTCAGGCAGACAGAGCAGCTGCAGAACAACGGGTGAATGTATTCAAAGAGGTGCTTGAAAACAACGCAATCGGCAAAACCGGGCAGAACCTCAAGTATGACATTTCCATCCTCAGGGGATATGGCATTACCGTACGAGGGCCCCTGTTCGATACCATGATCGCCCACTACCTGATTCAGCCGGATCAACGACATAACATGGATTTCCTCTCGGAGACCTACCTGCAGTACAGGCCCATTTCCATCACCACGCTGATCGGAGAAAAGGGTAAGCATCAAAAAAATATGCAGGATGTGGAACCGGCATTGGTATCTGATTACGCATGCGAAGACGCAGACATCACCCTTCAGTTGCGCGGCAAGTTCGAACCCATGCTGAAAGACGAAGGCACCGAGAAACTCTTCTGGGAAGTGGAAACGCCGCTTGTACCTGTATTGGCATCCATGGAATCGGAAGGCATCCGCGTGGATCCCGAAGTTCTGGTGAACCTGGGGAAGGAATTGAAAGAGGACATCCTGAACATGCAGGACAAGATATATGAAACCGCCGGCGGATCTTTTAACATATCTTCACCCAAACAGGTAGGAGAAGTGTTGTTCGATAGGATGGGCATCACCCCCAAACCGAAGAAAACCAAAAGCGGCCAATACTCCACCAATGAAGAAGTGCTGGCCAAGCTCGCATCGGAAAACCCGGTCGTAGAGCAGATCCTCACCTACCGCGAACTGCAAAAACTGAAGAACACATATGTGGATCCGCTCCCTTCCATGATTCATCCCAGGACAGGCAGGATTCATACTTCTTTTAACCAGGTGGTGGCAGCAACCGGCAGGCTCAGCTCAGATAATCCCAACCTTCAGAACATACCGATTAGGACGGAACGCGGCAGGGAAATCAGGAAAGCGTTTGTGGCACGTGATGAGAATTTCTGCCTGCTGTCAGCTGACTATTCCCAAATTGAGCTTCGGATTTTCGCCGAACTCAGCGGAGATGAAGCCATGACCGAGGCTTTCAGGGAAGGCCGGGATATTCACGCGGCAACGGCAGCCAGGGTGTTCGAAGTAACACAGGAAGAGGTGACCTCTGAAATGAGAAGGAAGGCGAAGATGGTCAACTTTGGTATCATTTATGGTATATCAGCTTTTGGGTTGGCCCAGCGGCTGAACATACCGCGCAAGGAAGCGGCTGCCATCATCGAACAGTACTTTGCCAAATATCCGCGCATCAAGAGCTACATGGATGATACCATCGAGTTTGCAAGAAAAAACGGATACGTACAAACGATGCTGGGAAGGCGACGCTACCTGAAAGACATCCTTTCAGGCAATGCCGTGGTCAGGGGGTTCGCGGAACGAAATGCGATCAATGCACCTGTTCAGGGTTCTGCTGCGGATATGATCAAGGTGGCCATGATCGCCATCCATCATGATCTCCAACAGAAGAACCTTCGGAGTAAAATGATCCTGCAGGTTCATGATGAATTGATTTTTGATGCCAATTTGGAGGAAATTGAATCCTTGAGAGAAATTGTTCGTAGTAGGATGCAAAATGCACTGCCGATGAACATACCGGTGGTGGTTGAAATGGGCGAAGGTCGCAACTGGTTGGAAGCCCATTGA
- a CDS encoding M28 family peptidase, which produces MEPGILKPFLTGCMLTSLVIACGCGGQKESDKDQKAEADAAWNQVTVPVFNADSAYDWVARQVAFGPRVPNSTSHDSCAHFLETTLARLGCDVEVQRAKMPGFKGDSLPLTNIIASVAPDLHQRILIVAHWDTRAWADEERDSTLRDQPIPGANDGGSGTAILLELARAMQTQMPPVGVDLLFLDLQDQGQTDPENPEQASEFYCLGAQYWSRNKYPIGASHRYGIVVNLVGGKDARFAREGVSMYYAESVVNKVWQTASKAGFSDRFLFQNAPAVTDDHTFLNEWGGIPTIDIIEYDPQTGHYFGPNWHTHADDLSGIDKATLRSVGQTLLEVIYREQ; this is translated from the coding sequence ATGGAGCCAGGAATCCTGAAGCCATTCCTCACGGGTTGCATGTTGACCTCATTGGTCATTGCATGCGGATGTGGCGGGCAGAAGGAATCGGATAAGGATCAGAAAGCAGAAGCGGATGCGGCATGGAACCAGGTAACCGTTCCTGTCTTCAATGCAGATTCGGCGTATGACTGGGTGGCACGGCAGGTAGCTTTCGGCCCCCGTGTCCCGAATTCAACATCACATGATTCTTGCGCGCACTTCCTGGAAACCACACTGGCCAGGTTGGGCTGTGATGTGGAGGTGCAGCGTGCAAAAATGCCGGGCTTCAAGGGCGATTCACTTCCACTGACCAACATCATCGCATCTGTTGCTCCGGATCTTCACCAACGGATTCTTATCGTTGCTCACTGGGATACCCGCGCATGGGCCGATGAAGAAAGAGACAGCACACTCCGGGATCAGCCCATTCCGGGTGCCAATGACGGCGGAAGCGGAACGGCGATATTACTCGAGCTGGCCCGAGCCATGCAAACGCAGATGCCACCCGTAGGCGTGGATCTCCTTTTCCTGGATTTACAGGATCAGGGACAAACGGATCCGGAGAATCCTGAACAGGCCTCCGAATTCTATTGCCTCGGTGCGCAGTACTGGTCCAGAAACAAGTATCCCATCGGCGCATCCCATCGGTATGGCATTGTGGTGAACCTGGTTGGCGGAAAGGATGCACGTTTTGCCCGTGAAGGCGTATCCATGTACTACGCCGAATCAGTGGTGAACAAAGTATGGCAGACCGCATCGAAAGCCGGGTTTTCCGATCGCTTCCTTTTCCAGAACGCACCCGCCGTAACAGACGACCATACATTTTTGAACGAGTGGGGCGGAATTCCCACCATTGACATCATCGAATACGATCCGCAAACCGGTCACTATTTCGGCCCTAACTGGCACACACATGCAGATGACTTGAGCGGCATAGATAAGGCCACCTTGAGATCGGTCGGACAAACCCTCCTGGAAGTGATCTACCGGGAACAATAA
- a CDS encoding cysteine--tRNA ligase: protein MSGELFVYNTISRSREVFEPLTPPHVGMYVCGPTVYGDAHLGHARSAVAFDLVFRVLRHAGYKVRYVRNITDVGHLENDADEGEDKIGKKARTEQVEPMEVVQYYTNRYHQIMAAMNTLPPSIEPHASGHIIEQIEMVQTILKKGLAYEVNGSVYFDVRKYAASGNYGGLSGRVLEDLLANTRDLQGQQEKKFPGDFALWIKAKPEHIMRWPSPWSDGFPGWHLECSSMSAKYLGEHFDIHGGGMDLLYPHHENEIAQSTACYGVTPAKYWLHNNLITIGGQKMGKSLGNFITMEAFFTGEHPMLEQPYAPMTIRFFILQAHYRSTLDFSNEALQAAEKGLRKLMEAIRKIPDLPVSDASEVDVKDLRDKCFAALHDDFNSPVAISVLFEAVRIINSTADGKMKISAEDKDALKALMHEAAFDVLGLVPEGSGANQQVVDGLMHLILDLRKSARDEKDFATSDRIRDRLSDLHIIIKDSKEGSTWSQES, encoded by the coding sequence ATGTCAGGGGAATTATTTGTTTACAACACGATCAGCAGAAGCCGCGAAGTTTTTGAACCACTCACACCTCCGCACGTAGGCATGTACGTGTGCGGCCCCACTGTGTACGGAGATGCCCACCTCGGACACGCACGTTCGGCCGTTGCATTTGATTTGGTCTTCCGCGTGTTGCGTCATGCAGGCTACAAGGTTCGTTATGTGCGGAACATCACGGATGTAGGGCACCTCGAGAATGATGCGGATGAAGGTGAAGACAAGATAGGGAAGAAAGCACGCACCGAACAGGTGGAACCGATGGAAGTTGTTCAATACTATACCAACCGGTACCATCAGATCATGGCGGCAATGAACACGCTGCCACCCAGCATTGAGCCGCATGCATCCGGTCATATCATTGAACAGATCGAAATGGTACAGACCATCCTGAAAAAAGGGTTGGCTTACGAAGTGAACGGATCCGTCTACTTCGATGTGCGCAAATATGCGGCGTCGGGTAACTATGGCGGACTCTCCGGCCGGGTGCTGGAAGACCTGCTTGCCAATACACGTGATCTCCAGGGTCAGCAGGAAAAAAAATTCCCGGGAGATTTCGCCCTGTGGATCAAAGCCAAACCCGAACACATCATGCGATGGCCTTCACCCTGGAGTGACGGTTTCCCCGGATGGCACCTAGAGTGCTCCTCAATGAGCGCCAAATATCTTGGAGAACATTTCGATATACACGGTGGCGGTATGGACCTGCTCTACCCCCACCATGAGAATGAGATTGCACAGTCAACCGCTTGCTACGGCGTTACTCCGGCCAAGTACTGGCTGCACAACAACCTGATCACCATCGGTGGACAGAAAATGGGAAAATCCCTCGGGAACTTCATCACCATGGAAGCCTTCTTCACAGGAGAACATCCCATGCTGGAACAGCCCTATGCCCCGATGACCATCCGGTTCTTTATCCTCCAGGCACATTACCGCAGTACACTGGACTTTTCCAATGAAGCCCTGCAGGCTGCGGAAAAAGGTTTGCGAAAATTGATGGAAGCGATCCGGAAGATCCCTGATCTGCCTGTGTCGGATGCATCCGAAGTTGATGTAAAAGACCTCAGGGATAAATGTTTTGCTGCGTTGCATGATGACTTCAACAGCCCTGTGGCTATTTCGGTTTTGTTCGAGGCAGTCAGGATCATCAACTCAACCGCAGATGGAAAAATGAAGATCTCGGCCGAAGATAAGGACGCGCTGAAGGCACTCATGCATGAGGCCGCCTTTGATGTACTCGGATTGGTTCCCGAAGGCAGTGGTGCCAACCAGCAAGTCGTCGATGGCCTGATGCACCTCATTCTCGACCTGAGGAAAAGTGCAAGGGATGAAAAAGACTTCGCTACTTCCGACCGGATTCGCGACCGGTTGTCTGACTTGCACATCATCATCAAAGACAGCAAAGAAGGTTCAACATGGAGCCAGGAATCCTGA
- a CDS encoding toxin-antitoxin system YwqK family antitoxin, which produces MKRGFFIVLLGFFTSSIFGTSAAQNAAVGDTVNMTDAGNLKQGHWVFYGKDHPEWKCADETKVEEGEYKDNLKEGIWKQYYCEGNLKNEITYVDDKPLGYAKFYYKTGKISEEGFWKNQKWDGAYKYYHENGNLAYEWNYENGRRQGKQVYYHPNGKVMIEGNWNGGKEDGEQREYYADGTLKSIKDYSGGKINPDKTKVFEKKVPEKKEEEVAIDKSSEHLNEIPLVVKGDDLGVFTGTGNHKLYNKRKQIWKEGYFEGGRLINGKIYQYGKRHKLERIAVFKNGILIQEEIVE; this is translated from the coding sequence ATGAAAAGGGGATTCTTTATCGTTCTGTTGGGATTTTTCACATCTAGCATTTTCGGTACCTCCGCGGCTCAGAATGCGGCTGTCGGGGACACCGTGAACATGACTGATGCCGGCAACCTGAAACAGGGACATTGGGTTTTCTATGGCAAAGATCATCCGGAATGGAAATGTGCAGATGAAACCAAAGTAGAAGAAGGTGAATACAAAGACAACCTGAAAGAGGGCATCTGGAAACAATACTATTGTGAGGGAAACCTGAAGAATGAGATCACCTACGTGGACGACAAGCCACTGGGGTACGCCAAATTCTACTACAAAACAGGTAAAATTTCCGAAGAAGGATTCTGGAAAAATCAGAAATGGGACGGTGCCTACAAGTACTACCACGAAAACGGCAACCTGGCTTACGAATGGAATTATGAAAACGGACGCCGCCAGGGAAAACAGGTGTATTACCACCCCAACGGTAAGGTCATGATCGAAGGCAATTGGAACGGTGGCAAGGAAGACGGCGAACAAAGAGAATACTATGCGGATGGCACCCTCAAATCGATCAAAGATTATTCGGGTGGCAAGATCAACCCCGATAAAACAAAGGTGTTTGAGAAGAAAGTACCGGAAAAGAAAGAGGAGGAGGTTGCCATCGATAAATCCAGCGAACACCTGAATGAAATTCCGTTGGTTGTAAAAGGAGATGACCTGGGCGTGTTTACCGGTACCGGAAATCACAAGCTCTACAACAAACGCAAACAGATCTGGAAGGAAGGTTATTTTGAAGGTGGACGCCTCATCAACGGTAAGATCTATCAGTACGGAAAACGCCACAAACTGGAGCGAATCGCTGTTTTCAAGAACGGCATCCTGATCCAGGAAGAAATTGTTGAATAG
- a CDS encoding NAD-dependent epimerase/dehydratase family protein, which produces MEKVLIIGSSGQLGEELAEGLRARFGEDRVVCSDIKDPGTGQEMLFEHLDVLDKDRLLEVVQKHGITQIYLLAALLSAVAEKNPAFAWRLNMEGLFNVLDLAKEGRIKKVFWPSSIAVFGPTTPKQQVPQHAITEPNTIYGVGKLAGERWCEYYHNKFGVDVRGIRYPGLIGYKTMPGGGTTDYAVHIFHGALKSHSYASFLKEGSMLPMMYMPDAVHATLSLMDAPADKISIWSSYNVTAMSFTPGELAAGIQKRIPEFVCTYAPDHRQAIADGWPASIDDTVARNDWNWTPGYGLNEMVDDMLTHLPMVLAAHQK; this is translated from the coding sequence ATGGAAAAAGTTTTGATTATAGGTTCTTCCGGACAACTGGGTGAAGAGTTGGCGGAAGGTTTGAGGGCCAGGTTCGGTGAAGACCGGGTGGTGTGTTCAGATATCAAGGATCCCGGGACCGGGCAGGAGATGTTGTTTGAACATCTGGATGTATTGGATAAAGATCGTTTGCTGGAAGTTGTTCAGAAACACGGGATCACCCAGATCTATTTGTTGGCGGCTTTGCTATCGGCTGTAGCGGAAAAAAATCCGGCTTTTGCATGGCGGTTGAACATGGAAGGATTGTTCAACGTACTTGACCTGGCAAAGGAAGGGCGGATCAAAAAGGTCTTCTGGCCCAGTTCCATTGCCGTGTTCGGTCCAACCACACCCAAACAACAGGTGCCCCAGCATGCCATTACCGAACCGAACACCATATACGGTGTTGGTAAACTGGCCGGAGAAAGATGGTGTGAATACTACCACAACAAGTTCGGGGTAGATGTGCGGGGCATACGATACCCGGGATTGATCGGGTACAAAACGATGCCGGGTGGTGGTACAACGGATTATGCCGTTCACATTTTTCACGGCGCTTTAAAGAGTCATTCCTATGCGTCTTTTTTGAAAGAAGGCAGCATGCTTCCCATGATGTACATGCCGGATGCGGTGCATGCCACCCTTTCCCTGATGGATGCGCCGGCCGATAAAATTTCCATCTGGTCTTCCTACAATGTAACGGCCATGAGCTTTACCCCGGGTGAACTGGCGGCAGGCATTCAAAAGCGAATCCCCGAGTTTGTTTGCACCTATGCACCGGATCATCGCCAGGCCATCGCTGACGGATGGCCTGCCTCCATTGATGACACTGTCGCGAGGAATGATTGGAACTGGACCCCCGGGTATGGACTGAACGAAATGGTGGATGACATGCTTACCCATCTCCCGATGGTGCTGGCTGCCCATCAGAAATAA
- a CDS encoding acyl-CoA thioesterase, whose translation MKPKTPKDSLAILTEIVLPNETNALDNLMGGQLLHWMDIAAAIAAHRHSGRVVVTASVNHVSFTNPIRKGEIVTLEAKVSRAFTSSMEVFIDVWVEGQRGEKEKTNEAIYTFVAVDQRGNPIEVPPIEPETELEKTRFAGALRRRQLSLILGGKMKPDDATELKALFTNTD comes from the coding sequence ATGAAGCCAAAGACACCGAAAGATTCTCTTGCCATCCTCACGGAGATCGTGCTTCCGAATGAAACCAACGCCCTTGATAACCTGATGGGCGGACAGTTGCTTCACTGGATGGATATTGCCGCCGCCATTGCTGCCCACCGTCACAGCGGAAGGGTTGTGGTTACCGCGTCCGTTAACCATGTATCGTTTACCAATCCTATCCGGAAAGGAGAGATCGTTACACTGGAAGCGAAAGTTTCGCGCGCATTCACATCTTCCATGGAAGTGTTCATTGATGTGTGGGTAGAAGGTCAGCGCGGAGAAAAGGAAAAGACCAACGAAGCCATATATACTTTTGTCGCAGTCGATCAACGGGGAAACCCGATCGAGGTACCACCCATCGAGCCTGAAACGGAACTGGAAAAAACACGCTTCGCTGGTGCACTGAGAAGGCGTCAGCTGAGCCTGATTCTGGGAGGTAAGATGAAACCTGATGATGCCACGGAACTGAAGGCGCTTTTTACCAATACTGATTAA
- a CDS encoding glycosyltransferase family 9 protein, with translation MKILVIRFSSIGDVVLTTPVLRAVKEQVPGAEIHFACKRKFSELLVHNPHVDRFFLFDESITEILVLLVAQHYDVVIDLQHSLRSARLKKALKRRSYTFPKMNVRKWILVNFKKNLMPDMHVVDRYLMTTSRLGVKKDGKGLDVYLEPKADDVLQRLPPSMQSGYIGLVIGAQHATKCLPEERLVELCRMLPYPIVLMGGTAEKERGARMVKVLGPHVHDTCGTLSLTESATLVKHAKVLITHDTGMMHVGAAFQKDMVVFWGNTVPAFGMYPYYGSKTTARWMSAEVADLSCRPCSKIGFDSCPKKHFRCMNDQQFEPVVDFVRDTWESRSR, from the coding sequence ATGAAAATACTGGTCATACGTTTCAGCTCCATCGGAGATGTGGTGCTCACCACACCGGTGCTGCGTGCGGTCAAGGAACAGGTACCCGGTGCTGAAATTCACTTCGCATGCAAACGGAAGTTTTCAGAACTGTTGGTTCACAATCCGCATGTGGATCGCTTCTTCCTTTTTGACGAATCCATCACCGAGATCCTGGTGTTATTGGTTGCCCAGCATTACGATGTGGTCATCGACCTGCAGCACAGCCTGCGTTCCGCCAGGTTGAAGAAGGCACTCAAACGCAGGAGTTATACCTTCCCTAAAATGAATGTCAGGAAATGGATCCTGGTTAATTTCAAGAAAAACCTCATGCCTGATATGCATGTTGTGGATCGCTACCTCATGACAACGTCCCGGCTCGGCGTGAAGAAGGATGGAAAGGGACTGGATGTATACCTTGAACCGAAGGCAGACGACGTGCTTCAGCGATTACCCCCATCCATGCAAAGCGGATACATCGGTTTGGTTATCGGAGCACAGCATGCCACCAAATGTTTACCTGAAGAACGACTGGTGGAGCTTTGCCGGATGTTGCCCTACCCGATCGTATTGATGGGAGGTACAGCGGAAAAAGAAAGGGGCGCACGCATGGTGAAAGTGCTTGGCCCTCATGTGCACGATACCTGCGGAACCCTGTCATTAACCGAGTCAGCAACCCTGGTCAAACATGCGAAGGTGTTGATCACCCATGATACCGGAATGATGCACGTCGGTGCTGCTTTTCAGAAAGACATGGTCGTTTTCTGGGGCAACACGGTGCCGGCATTTGGCATGTATCCTTATTATGGATCGAAAACCACCGCACGCTGGATGTCAGCCGAAGTAGCAGACCTGTCATGCCGGCCCTGCAGCAAGATCGGTTTTGACAGCTGCCCGAAGAAGCACTTCCGTTGCATGAACGACCAGCAATTTGAGCCGGTTGTTGACTTTGTACGCGACACCTGGGAGTCCCGCTCCCGGTAG